A stretch of Plasmodium knowlesi strain H genome assembly, chromosome: 1 DNA encodes these proteins:
- a CDS encoding DnaJ protein, putative yields MSNWGGFFGDYGNWFTSPGNHIATGNVGTHNVDTNMSTNLAAAAATANNSSASSFFEDNLDPRIRDGGKNSTSIGGNPHDKSRHKYKFKYSRKDRSDERSRSGRMDNGYRDHSSSSGSREPGSDRESRVKREKLKEKKGDRKEEMGSANNPIGVGSCAHPCGSAQEAFSSGGSVPSGASPIGATPIGASRSSSGESIGGFFSTLGLGNLFSNLENRTFCNEYKTGYCLDEEAKKVLQKDGDSSSKNSSSKKSSKIGIGLDGKGVFNSESPEGNPICVDTTYYDILNVKPTATFSEIKSSYYKLALKWHPDKKGDDPEAKVKFQKINEAYQVLSDSERRADYNKYGLNATKDMVVIDPSLLFMMLYSSDELSDYVGTLRVAFFIKLAFECNSTIEDIQTQGGKMFSEMEVEQSKREIELALLLRKRLQPYVDGDTKWVERMEKEISDLLDSSFSSSILESIGWNYRNSASSFIAEVTTLWGMGATLPNIQAQKRSVQNNFGLATSLISTFFTMQKMVAYNEMNDSLEGADLGEEAKVISGGKVNCEENKLQKEKIQDNGSGNVRDNASAGYSSEGYSGADHLGGKTAGGNFTHKVADKFSDFFGEKRKEKKKQKKEDMEGAEGITQPSRSSTELVDDGIPQSQQTHDDDTSKRKTCQKKDMDREAYLEKKNNEAFAIIIKNVLKVVLWDIESTVRKVAEKVLRDEGVSIETRLQRAKALKLLGKIMLRLSKTKKDMSDSKEFDVNQLFESVILKVAQKAAAEEEAASRREDEDFFKRESY; encoded by the coding sequence CAGCGAACAATTCCAGCGCTTCGTCATTTTTTGAAGATAACCTAGACCCCAGGATTAGGGATGGAGGAAAGAATAGCACAAGTATCGGAGGGAACCCTCATGATAAAAGTCGACATAAGTATAAATTCAAGTACAGCAGAAAGGATAGATCCGATGAGAGAAGCAGGAGTGGAAGGATGGATAATGGATATAGGGACCATAGCAGTAGCAGTGGGAGTAGGGAGCCCGGAAGTGATAGGGAAAGTAGggtgaaaagagaaaaacttaaggagaagaagggagatcggaaggaggaaatgggTAGTGCTAACAATCCAATCGGTGTTGGATCATGTGCTCATCCTTGTGGGAGTGCTCAGGAGGCTTTTTCCTCTGGTGGGTCAGTCCCTAGTGGAGCTTCCCCTATTGGAGCCACCCCTATTGGAGCTTCCCGTAGTAGTAGCGGAGAAAGCATCGGCGGATTCTTCAGCACCCTAGGTTTAGGCAACCTCTTCTCCAACCTAGAAAATCGAACATTCTGCAACGAATATAAGACAGGGTATTGCCTCGATGAGGAGGCAAAGAAAGTTCTACAGAAGGATGGAGATTCTTCTTCGAAAAACTCTTCCTCAAAAAAATCAAGCAAAATAGGCATAGGTTTAGATGGGAAAGGGGTATTTAACAGTGAATCGCCTGAAGGAAACCCCATATGTGTAGACACAACATATTACGATATCCTAAATGTTAAGCCCACTGCTACCTTCAGTGAAATAAAATCGAGTTATTATAAGTTAGCCCTCAAGTGGCATCcagataaaaaaggagatgaTCCGGAAGCTAAGGTGAAGTTCCAAAAGATCAATGAAGCATATCAGGTTTTAAGTGATTCGGAAAGGAGAGCAgattataataaatatggACTGAATGCAACAAAGGATATGGTGGTTATCGACCCATCGTTATTATTCATGATGCTGTATAGCTCAGATGAACTATCCGACTATGTTGGTACGTTACGTGTAgcatttttcataaaattaGCATTCGAATGTAACAGTACAATTGAAGATATTCAAACACAAGGAGGCAAGATGTTTTCAGAAATGGAGGTGGAGCAATCCAAGAGGGAAATTGAGTTGGCTCTACttttaaggaaaaggttACAACCATATGTTGATGGAGATACAAAGTGGGTAGagagaatggaaaaagaaatttctgATTTGTTggattcttctttttccagcTCTATTTTGGAATCTATTGGATGGAACTATCGTAATAGTGCCTCATCATTTATTGCTGAGGTGACTACTCTATGGGGAATGGGAGCTACTTTGCCTAATATACAAGCCCAGAAACGGTCTGTTCAAAACAACTTTGGGTTAGCTACCTCTCTCATTAGCACCTTCTTCACCATGCAGAAGATGGTTGCTTACAACGAAATGAACGATAGTCTTGAAGGAGCTGATTTGGGCGAAGAAGCCAAAGTCATCTCGGGGGGGAAAGTCAACTGCGAGGAAAATAAgttgcaaaaggaaaaaatacaggACAATGGAAGTGGTAACGTGAGGGACAACGCCAGTGCAGGCTATTCTAGTGAAGGTTATTCCGGTGCAGATCATTTGGGTGGTAAAACCGCCGGGGGGAATTTCACGCATAAAGTCGCAGACAAGTTTAGCGATTTTTTTGGGGAGAagcggaaggaaaagaagaaacagaaaaaggaggatatGGAGGGGGCGGAGGGGATAACCCAGCCAAGTAGAAGCAGTACGGAGTTGGTGGACGATGGCATTCCGCAATCGCAGCAGACTCATGATGATGACACCTCGAAGCGAAAGACATGTCAGAAGAAAGATATGGATCGAGAAGCTTACCttgagaagaagaacaatgAAGCCTTTGCCatcattataaaaaatgtacttaAGGTTGTTCTGTGGGATATTGAATCCACCGTCAGGAAGGTGGCAGAAAAGGTTCTGCGGGACGAAGGGGTCTCCATAGAAACAAGGTTGCAAAGAGCCAAGGCGTTAAAACTACTTGGCAAAATTATGCTTCGATTATCAAAGACAAAAAAGGATATGAGCGATTCCAAGGAATTCGACGTGAACCAACTTTTCGAGTCGGTCATTTTGAAAGTCGCGCAAAAAGCTGCAGCCGAGGAGGAGGCCGCGTCCAGGCGTGAGGACGAGGATTTTTTTAAGCGGGAATCCTACTAG
- a CDS encoding UDP-N-acetylglucosamine transferase subunit ALG13, putative, translated as MEEGKDGRKKILFVTVGSYKFDDLIKEIDTEDFHSFLLRAGFAKMSMQIGEGTYEPKLIYRYSNNNKEFLHRVKFFRYKKDLVKHFEKADLILSHAGAGSTVQGLRMKKKMLIVVNDKLMDNHQLEFARFLRSMNYLEVCECLGDLREGVLRCLQTPAFVPFPAPRSEPFLRDLRAVMDEVA; from the coding sequence atggaggaaggaaaagacggaagaaagaaaatctTGTTTGTCACTGTAGGATCGTACAAATTCGATGATCTAATAAAAGAAATCGACACGGAGGATTTCCACAGCTTCCTCCTACGTGCAGGTTTCGCCAAAATGAGCATGCAGATCGGGGAGGGTACCTACGAACCAAAGTTGATTTACAGATATAGCAACAATAACAAGGAATTCCTGCATCGAGTGAAATTCTTTCGatacaaaaaggatttaGTAAAGCATTTTGAAAAGGCCGACCTCATTTTAAGTCATGCCGGCGCAGGTAGCACCGTCCAAGGGTTGCgcatgaagaagaaaatgctaATAGTAGTAAACGACAAATTAATGGATAACCACCAGTTGGAGTTTGCAAGATTTTTACGTTCGATGAACTACTTAGAGGTGTGCGAATGCTTGGGGGATTTGCGGGAGGGGGTATTGCGGTGTCTGCAGACGCCCGCGTTCGTCCCCTTCCCCGCCCCGCGGTCAGAGCCCTTCCTGCGGGACCTGCGCGCGGTGATGGACGAAGTGGCGTAG